From a region of the Agrobacterium tumefaciens genome:
- a CDS encoding alpha-glucosidase: MQPTHAPVQKPLVQSDWWRGAVIYQVYPRSFQDTTGDGYGDLAGVTRRLPYIASLGVDGIWLSPFFTSPMADMGYDVSDYCDVDPLFGTLADFDALIAEAHRLGLKVIIDQVISHTSDKHPWFVESRASRINPKADWYVWANPKPDGTAPTNWLSVFGGPAWEWDGVRKQYYMHSFLGSQPDLNFHNLDVQDALLETVKFWLERGVDGFRLDTVNHYFHDKLLRDNPPLFDEESFGLDASDVNPYGMQDHLYDKTRPENIDFLKRFRALLDQYDDRATVGEVGDGARSLKTVAAYTSGNDKLNMCYTFDLLGPDFTARHLRNSVEGFQKAVTDGWVCWAFSNHDVVRHLSRFTENVEEQTRVAKLAICVLASLRGSICLYQGEELALTEAELAFEDLRDPYGIRFWPAFKGRDGCRTPMPWETGMPNAGFSTAEKPWLPVPYAHAMLAADGQQRKAESVLNHYRAVLAFRKGHGALRDGDMHFLKTNLDVLAFTRTKGEETLLFVFNLTRDPVEFPVPKGTVIKDITPMPGFTPLFGAGVVTLEGLDVFCGIIA; encoded by the coding sequence ATGCAGCCAACCCATGCCCCGGTTCAGAAACCTCTTGTGCAATCGGACTGGTGGAGGGGAGCGGTGATCTATCAGGTCTATCCGCGATCTTTTCAGGACACGACCGGGGACGGATATGGCGATCTTGCCGGCGTAACCAGGCGTTTGCCCTATATTGCCTCGCTCGGCGTGGACGGCATATGGCTCTCACCGTTCTTCACCTCGCCGATGGCCGATATGGGCTATGATGTTTCCGATTATTGCGATGTCGATCCGTTGTTTGGGACATTGGCTGACTTCGACGCGCTGATCGCGGAGGCGCATCGGCTCGGCTTGAAGGTCATCATCGATCAGGTGATCTCGCATACTTCCGACAAACACCCCTGGTTTGTGGAAAGCCGCGCCAGCCGCATCAATCCGAAAGCCGACTGGTATGTCTGGGCCAATCCGAAGCCGGATGGCACCGCGCCGACCAATTGGCTGTCTGTGTTCGGTGGACCCGCATGGGAATGGGACGGCGTGCGTAAGCAATATTACATGCACAGTTTTCTGGGCTCGCAACCGGACCTGAATTTCCACAATCTCGATGTTCAGGATGCGCTGCTCGAAACCGTCAAGTTCTGGCTGGAGCGTGGGGTCGACGGCTTCCGGCTGGACACCGTCAACCACTATTTCCACGACAAGCTGCTGCGCGATAACCCGCCGCTGTTCGACGAGGAAAGTTTCGGCCTCGATGCATCGGACGTTAACCCCTACGGCATGCAGGATCATCTCTACGACAAGACGCGGCCGGAAAACATCGATTTTCTCAAACGGTTTCGTGCTCTGCTGGATCAGTACGACGACCGGGCCACGGTTGGTGAAGTCGGAGACGGGGCGAGGTCGCTGAAGACTGTTGCCGCCTACACGTCCGGCAACGACAAGCTCAACATGTGTTACACGTTCGATCTGCTCGGGCCGGATTTTACGGCACGGCATCTGCGCAACTCGGTTGAAGGCTTTCAGAAGGCCGTCACAGATGGATGGGTCTGCTGGGCCTTTTCAAATCATGATGTGGTTCGCCATCTCAGCCGGTTTACGGAAAATGTCGAGGAACAGACGCGTGTTGCGAAGCTTGCAATCTGCGTACTGGCGAGCCTTCGGGGTTCGATCTGCCTCTATCAGGGCGAGGAGCTGGCTCTGACCGAGGCTGAGCTTGCTTTTGAGGATCTTCGCGATCCCTACGGCATCCGCTTCTGGCCGGCTTTCAAAGGACGGGATGGGTGCCGCACGCCCATGCCCTGGGAAACGGGTATGCCGAATGCCGGGTTTTCGACCGCGGAGAAGCCGTGGCTTCCGGTGCCCTACGCTCATGCGATGCTGGCAGCAGATGGGCAGCAGCGCAAAGCGGAGTCGGTTCTGAACCACTATCGAGCGGTGCTGGCATTTCGCAAAGGCCATGGTGCATTGCGCGATGGCGATATGCACTTTCTCAAGACCAATCTCGATGTCCTGGCCTTTACCCGCACCAAGGGAGAGGAGACGTTGCTCTTCGTCTTCAATCTCACCCGCGATCCCGTGGAATTCCCTGTTCCGAAGGGCACCGTCATCAAGGACATCACGCCGATGCCGGGCTTCACGCCGCTGTTCGGAGCAGGTGTGGTGACCCTTGAAGGGCTGGATGTTTTTTGCGGGATCATTGCGTGA
- a CDS encoding GNAT family N-acetyltransferase yields MTRPVVIKAGIACLDDWSRLRSLLWPTSSLAEHKAELQTFLDRQTGLVAYSAEGVAVGFAEASLRHDYVNGCQTSPVAFLEGVYVEEAFRKQGVAAALIAEVTQWAASKGVTELASDADIANIASHCMHAALGFEETERVVYFRKILPPAPKS; encoded by the coding sequence GTGACGAGGCCGGTCGTCATCAAGGCCGGCATCGCCTGTCTGGATGACTGGTCACGACTGCGATCTCTTTTATGGCCCACAAGCTCGCTTGCCGAGCATAAAGCCGAACTGCAGACGTTCTTGGACAGGCAGACCGGCTTGGTCGCCTATAGTGCGGAGGGAGTTGCTGTCGGCTTCGCCGAAGCAAGTCTGCGGCATGACTACGTCAATGGTTGTCAGACGTCGCCCGTGGCGTTCCTTGAAGGGGTTTATGTTGAGGAGGCGTTTCGAAAGCAGGGTGTTGCCGCTGCGTTGATCGCGGAAGTCACACAATGGGCCGCCAGCAAAGGCGTGACCGAACTCGCCTCCGATGCGGATATTGCCAACATCGCTTCTCATTGCATGCACGCGGCTCTGGGTTTTGAGGAAACGGAACGTGTCGTCTACTTCCGCAAGATCCTGCCACCGGCACCAAAGAGTTAG